The sequence CTGGAGTTTTGGCTTAGCCTTCGCCAACCGGAGCTACCAATGAAAAATCGTTTGCGGGTATTACGAGCCGAGCGCGAATGGTCACAAGCCGAGTTAGCTCAAGCGTTGGGAGTATCGCGCCAAACGATTAATGCGCTAGAAACTGGCAAATACGATCCAAGTTTGCCTCTAGCCTTCAAAATTGCCGATCTCTTTGAGTTAGCAATTGAGCAAATTTTCGAGCGACCAAGCGCTGATGAAGCAACTGAGGAATAAATAATA is a genomic window of Chloroflexota bacterium containing:
- a CDS encoding helix-turn-helix transcriptional regulator → MKNRLRVLRAEREWSQAELAQALGVSRQTINALETGKYDPSLPLAFKIADLFELAIEQIFERPSADEATEE